From Echeneis naucrates chromosome 7, fEcheNa1.1, whole genome shotgun sequence, one genomic window encodes:
- the LOC115046384 gene encoding nuclear factor 7, brain-like — MASFSYTEELTCPVCLSIFTDPVILPCGHAFCRECITGYLSSLAKCPQCLTAVPAEGRCLVTSPILRNLSEKEAEKLRRKPGNEEVDEWLCPEHEEKLKLFCATEQQLACIICRDGEKHEGHKFKPIKEAAASVRRELEAFVEQVADDICAVEGVAKTQKEEIRKTKEKSLQLMTQIHTQFEEMHQFLRMREDEIRKDLKKKEEEAIEKMSETLNALETSLSKNRELEEKVTSVLTITDYEKFLKSWTKENSTMTDQHLLSPIGRDIQVVTNSLYLGPHESHLKFFMWKEMLQVIQPRAEELSLETTCENITVSEDGKSLMYSPKIIQSPQSGMSFYQNMVPSKCHYCGLSRQRTTYSEDTSVRYASVFSSTVFTSGQYYWEIEVGERDYWKVGVQKSFLSFSKSNYITSSQETELTITGSPQRIGIYLDCLAKELSFFDAESMTLIHTMRESSLSAPGRAYIQYKFSKGADHNPPRVCWF; from the exons ATGGCGTCTTTTTCTTACACAGAAGAGCTGACTTGTCCTGTTTGTCTGTCGATCTTCACTGATCCTGTGATCCTTCCATGTGGCCACGCTTTCTGCAGAGAATGTATAACAGGCTATCTGAGCTCACTGGCCAAGTGTCCCCAGTGTCTGACAGCTGTTCCAGCAGAAGGGAGGTGCCTTGTAACAAGTCCGATTTTGAGAAATCTGTCTGAAAAAGAAGCTGAGAAGCTCAGAAGAAAGCCTGGCAATGAGGAA GTTGATGAATGGTTGTGCCCTGAACACGAAGAAAAGCTGAAGTTGTTCTGCGCCACAGAGCAGCAGTTAGCTTGTATCATTTGCAGAGATGGGGAGAAGCATGAAGGGCATAAGTTCAAGCCAATCAAAGAAGCAGCTGCATCTGTGAGGAGGGAGTTGGAGGCGTTTGTGGAGCAAGTTGCTGATGATATCTGCGCTGTGGAAGGCGTGGCCAAGACACAGAaggaggaaataagaaaaaccaAAGAGAAGTCTCTGCAGCTAAtgacacaaatccacacacagtTTGAGGAAATGCACCAGTTTCTGAGAATGAGAGAAGATGAGATCAGGAAAgacctgaaaaagaaagaggaagaggccATTGAGAAGATGAGTGAGACCTTGAATGCTCTGGAAACATCTTTGTCTAAaaacagagagctggaggaaaAGGTGACATCAGTCCTGACTATCACAGACTATGAGAAGTTCTTAAAGAGCTGGACTAAGGAAAACAGCACAATGACTGATCAACACTTACTTTCCCCAATAGGAAGAGATATCCAAGTGGTGACTAATTCTCTCTATTTGGGGCCTCATGAAAGTCACCTGAAGTTCTTTATGTGGAAGGAGATGCTTCAGGTCATCCAGCCCCGAGCTGAGGAGCTTTCACTAGAAACTACCTGTGAAAACATAACAGTTTCTGAAGATGGAAAGAGTTTGATGTATAGTCCCAAGATTATCCAATCTCCGCAGAGCGGCATGAGCTTTTATCAGAATATGGTGCCCTCGAAATGTCACTACTGTGGCCTCAGTAGACAGCGAACAACTTACAGTGAGGACACTTCGGTGCGATACGCTTCTGTCTTCAGCTCCACCGTGTTCACTTCAGGGCAGTATTACTGGGAAATAGAGGTTGGAGAAAGAGACTATTGGAAAGTAGGGGTACAAAAGAGTTTTCTGAGCTTCAGTAAATCAAATTATATCACATCTAGTcaagaaacagagttgacaaTTACAGGCTCACCTCAAAGGATCGGGATTTATCTAGATTGCCTTGCAAAGGAGCTGTCTTTCTTTGATGCAGAGAGCATGACACTTATTCACACTATGAGAGAAAGCTCTCTGTCAGCACCAGGAAGAGCATATATTCAGTACAAATTTAGCAAGGGAGCAGATCATAACCCTCCTAGAGTGTGCTGGTTCTGA